In the Streptobacillus ratti genome, AATATTTTGATGCAATTTTAATAATTAAGAATAATAATGAAGAAAAAGAATATAGTTTAAGAATGAATGAAGTATTAGAAGAACAAAATTTCTTATGGAAAAAAACATCAATACTATCTAGTCTGAGTGCTTTTATTGCAAATAGTGGAGTTATATTATCTCAATTTTCAGGTATTTTTATAAGCATATATTTTTATATAAATGGATTTATTCCTTTAGGAAGTTTAATAGCATTAATACAATTAACAATGTTCATAAATCAACCTGTGATAAGTCTTATTAATTCCGTTATAGGAATTAATTCTATGAAAGAAATAAATGAGTATATAGAAAATGTAAATAATGATATAAATGAAAAAAAATCAAATAATTTTGAATTCGATAATATAGAAATTAAGGATTTAAATTTTGAATATATTAAAGGAAAGAAAGTATTTAAAAATAATATTAATATGACTTTTAATAAGGGTAAAAAATATTTGATAATAGGAGAAAGTGGAGGAGGAAAATCTACTTTTTTAAAGATACTTATGAAGTATTTAGAAAATTTTGATGGAGATATCCTTATAAACAATAAATCTTTAAATGATATTAATGAGGAAGATATTAATAATAATATTTTCTATATCCCACAAAAAATTCATATTTTTTCTGATACAATAAAAAATAATATAGATATTAAAAATAAGCATAGTGAAGCTGATATATTAAAATGTATGAAAGAAGTTAAACTTGAAAATTTAATAAAAAAAGAACACGGTATAAATGAAGTTATAGGAGAAGAAATTAATACTATTTCTGGAGGAGAAGCAGCAAGACTTTATATAGTTAAGGCTAAATTATCAAGTAAAAATATCATAATAGCTGATGAGATATTATCTAATTTAGATAAAGAAAATTCACTTAATGTTGAAGAAAGTTTATTAAATTTAGAGGATAAAATGTTAATTCATGTTGCACATAATTATAATAAAGAATGTATGGAAAAATATGATGAAATAATTAAGATAAAATAAAAGATATGAAAAAACTTGACAAAAAGTTCAAGGGGGGGGGTCTAATATATAGAGAATATATTTAGGAGGAACTTTTATTTA is a window encoding:
- a CDS encoding ATP-binding cassette domain-containing protein; the protein is MFKNLKNIENKNLVLLLLLIIIGAISEPLIAYSYVLLGAKIENIKNLDFSFVYIFIIILIALIVSGINYLFVDLIMSNITTNIRKKIFLSILNKKSSEILKTEKTSYYNDILKKIDTWKYRTLKSIIDIFEKALQLIFTLIFISLIDYRVCIVVILFLIPLIINNIFFPKKMEKAYLEYIEKDNEQLKKMKEYFDAILIIKNNNEEKEYSLRMNEVLEEQNFLWKKTSILSSLSAFIANSGVILSQFSGIFISIYFYINGFIPLGSLIALIQLTMFINQPVISLINSVIGINSMKEINEYIENVNNDINEKKSNNFEFDNIEIKDLNFEYIKGKKVFKNNINMTFNKGKKYLIIGESGGGKSTFLKILMKYLENFDGDILINNKSLNDINEEDINNNIFYIPQKIHIFSDTIKNNIDIKNKHSEADILKCMKEVKLENLIKKEHGINEVIGEEINTISGGEAARLYIVKAKLSSKNIIIADEILSNLDKENSLNVEESLLNLEDKMLIHVAHNYNKECMEKYDEIIKIK